A genomic stretch from Cellulomonas sp. C5510 includes:
- a CDS encoding ParA family protein, with protein MTFTAAIANNKGGVAKTDTTVQLAAALGRRKLGVLVVDLDPQANATRRLGVTWDPQNPTPTMSEVVAANQEGAGAGAVVSCGWDEKSIPEAQYIDVLPARFDLGNREHEAGAVGAVRRLRKALRGWTEDYDVILIDTRPDLGHLVQMALAAADTTLIVTTPEYDPVEGAVRVRDFVHQHAEDIGNEGLTVGGVIVTMRKHTAEHAFQLEGLRETFGDLVWDLRTTRRLLDGGEVEVTPSYIPHRTRINEADGAATSLSVYKDPVGLETTAIFDQLAAHFARTFLSA; from the coding sequence ATGACGTTCACCGCAGCGATCGCCAACAACAAGGGTGGGGTCGCGAAGACCGACACGACCGTCCAGCTCGCCGCCGCCCTCGGCCGCCGCAAGCTGGGCGTCCTGGTCGTTGACCTCGACCCACAGGCCAACGCCACTCGACGGCTAGGGGTCACATGGGACCCGCAGAACCCGACGCCGACCATGTCCGAGGTCGTCGCCGCGAACCAGGAGGGCGCGGGTGCGGGTGCCGTCGTCTCGTGCGGCTGGGATGAGAAGTCCATCCCCGAGGCCCAGTACATCGACGTCCTGCCTGCGCGCTTCGACCTGGGCAACCGGGAACACGAAGCCGGCGCGGTAGGTGCGGTCCGGCGTCTGCGCAAGGCGCTGCGTGGCTGGACAGAGGACTACGACGTCATCCTCATCGACACCAGGCCCGACCTCGGCCACCTGGTGCAGATGGCCCTCGCCGCCGCCGACACGACGCTGATCGTCACCACACCGGAGTACGACCCGGTCGAGGGCGCCGTCCGTGTGCGCGACTTCGTCCACCAGCACGCCGAGGACATCGGCAACGAGGGCCTGACCGTCGGCGGCGTGATCGTCACGATGCGCAAGCACACCGCGGAGCACGCCTTCCAGCTGGAGGGGCTGCGTGAGACCTTCGGTGACCTGGTGTGGGACCTGCGAACGACGCGGCGTCTGCTCGACGGGGGAGAGGTCGAGGTGACCCCCTCGTATATCCCGCACCGCACTCGTATCAACGAGGCCGACGGAGCCGCCACGTCGCTGTCGGTCTACAAGGACCCGGTCGGGCTGGAGACGACCGCCATCTTCGACCAGCTCGCCGCCCACTTCGCCCGCACGTTCCTGTCCGCCTAG
- a CDS encoding metal-dependent transcriptional regulator, whose protein sequence is MGDRRASEMGENYLRIIWKAQEWPGSSVSTNEIAETLAVTPSSVSANLKKLARDGLIDYEPYGRIGLTPAGHEIAVMVVRRHRVLETYLVERLGLGWDEVHVEAHALEHAVSDLVLDRMDEVLGHPARDPHGDPIPRSDGSIERAVGSSSAARLSEIDPGAHGCVIRISDHEPEILRYLEAREINLGTRIHLDERNLAVGSVLISHSSVTGERVGDRVEVAIGAADAVWVSVDSYPVDPPGR, encoded by the coding sequence ATGGGAGATCGACGTGCTTCGGAGATGGGGGAGAACTACCTCCGGATCATCTGGAAGGCGCAGGAGTGGCCTGGCAGTTCCGTGTCTACGAACGAGATCGCCGAGACTTTGGCGGTAACGCCCTCGTCGGTGTCAGCCAATCTGAAGAAGCTCGCCCGGGACGGATTGATCGACTACGAGCCGTATGGGCGCATCGGACTTACCCCCGCCGGTCACGAGATCGCCGTGATGGTTGTGCGTCGCCATCGCGTCTTGGAGACCTACCTGGTCGAGCGTCTAGGTCTCGGTTGGGATGAGGTGCATGTAGAGGCGCATGCCCTCGAGCATGCGGTGTCCGACCTTGTTCTGGACCGCATGGATGAGGTGCTCGGCCACCCTGCCCGCGACCCGCACGGAGACCCGATCCCTCGCTCCGATGGGAGCATCGAGCGCGCTGTGGGGTCCAGCTCCGCAGCGCGTCTGAGTGAGATCGACCCCGGCGCTCACGGATGTGTCATTCGCATCTCGGATCACGAGCCCGAAATTCTGCGGTATCTCGAAGCGCGGGAGATCAACCTCGGGACCCGTATTCACCTGGATGAGAGGAACCTGGCAGTTGGTTCCGTGTTGATCTCCCATTCAAGCGTGACGGGTGAGCGCGTGGGGGATCGCGTCGAGGTCGCCATCGGCGCGGCCGATGCGGTGTGGGTCAGCGTCGACTCATACCCTGTCGACCCTCCTGGTCGCTGA